The genomic interval CCGGCTCAAGAAGAGCGAAGAAGAACTGGAGGCGATCCGGGAGGGCGTCGAACTCACCGACAAGGCGATGCGCGCACTCGAAGCGGCCGCCCGGCCGGGGGTAACCGAGCGGGAACTCAAAGCCGAGATCATGTCATCGTATCTCGACGAAGGCGAGTACTTCTTCCAGCTGCTGGGGAGTACGAGCATGCACGACCCCGACATGCCCTATCCCTGGGAACACCAGTCCGACCGGACCATCGAGGAAGGCGATGTCATACTCACGGAGATCAGCGCCCGGAACGTCAAGGGATACTCCGGACAGATTCTCCGCGGGATCGCCGTCGGCGAGGAGCCGACAGACCACTATCAGGAACTGTACGATGTCGGCGAGCAGGTCTTCTACGACGTACTCGACGCCCTTGAGCCGGGGGCGACGACCGAGGACGTGCTCGCGGCCGCGACCGAACCGATAGAGAGCCGCGACTGGACCGTCCACGCGCCGATCATCCACGGGTGGGGGCTGGGCATCCAGCGTCCGCTCATCGGGACGCGCAACGAGGGTGGGTTCCCGAACCCGCCGTTCGAGTTCCAGGAGGGCCACACGGTCGTCGTCGAGCCGAACCCCGTGGCCAGCGACGAGATGAGCGGGATGTTCCTCGGCGAGTACGTTCACATCACCGAGGACGGCGCGGAGCGACTACACGAGTACCCGATGGAGTTCGTCCAGACATGACCGACCACGACTACCACGACTGGGGACTGTTCGTCGACGGGGAGTTCACACAGAGCGAGAGCGGAGAGCGGTTCGATGTCGAGAATCCCGCCGACAAGACCGTCATCGGTTCGGCGCCGGAGGGGACCGCCGGCGACATCGACGAGGCCGTCCGCGTCGCTCGCGAGACCTACGAGGAGACCTGGCGCCACGTCAGCGCCCGCGAACGGGTCGACTACCTCCTCGAAGTCGCGGACCGCGTCGAAGAACGCGCCGAGGAGTTCGTGTTGCTTGAGACCCTGGAGAACGGGAAACCGCTCTCCGAATCACGGACCGACGTGGAGGAGGCCATCGACGGCTACCGCTACTACGCGGGGACGGCGGACAAGACCCACGGGGACACGATCCCCGAGCGGGACGACCTGTTCGACTACACCGTCCGCGAACCGTACGGGGTCGTCGGTGTCATCATCCCGTGGAACTGGCCGCCGATGCACACCGCTGACTTCACCGCGCCGGCGCTGGCCGCGGGCAACACCGTCGTGCTCAAGCCCGCGCCGGAGACGCCGCTTTCCTCCCTACTGATGGCCGAACTCTGGCAGGACGTGCTCCCCGACGGCGTCGTCAACGTCGTCACCGGCGATGTCGCACCCGGCGCGCGCCTGACCGAACACCCGGATGTCGATAAGCTCGCCTTTACCGGTCACACCGAGACGGGGTCGAAGGTGATGAAAGCCGCCGCCGAGGACATCACCGACGTAATGCTGGAACTGGGCGGCAAAAACGCAAACATCGTCCTCCCGGACGCCAACATCGAGAAGGCCGTCGACGGCTCCTACGACGGAATCTTCAACAATCAGGGACAGGCCTGTGCCAGCGGCTCCCGTCTCTATCTCCACGACAGTATCTACGACGAGTTCATCGAGCAGTTCGTCGCCAAGGCCGAGGGGATGGTGATCGGCCCGGGCACCGACGAGGAGACCGATCTCGCACCGCTTGCCAGCCAACAGCAGTACGACAAGGTGCGAAAGTACATCGAACTCGGTAAGGAGGAAGGTGCCTCGGTGATTCACGAAGGCAAACTGCCGGCCGACCTCCCGGATGGCTACTACGTCCCGCCGGTCGTGTTCGGCGACGTGACCCAGGACATGCGCATCGCCCGCGAGGAGATCTTCGGGCCCGTCCTCACGGTTCAGCGGTACGAGCGAGTCGAGGACGCCATCGAGATGGCGAACGACACCGAGTACGGGCTCACCGGTGCGGTCTGGTCACGGAACATGGAAGTCGCAAATCGCGTCGCCCGGCGGTTGGAGGCCGGACTCATCTTCGTCAACAACTTCGTCAACGGGTTCCTCGGTGCCCCGTTCGGCGGCTACAAACGGAGCGGGATCGGACGGAAGCTCGGCTTCGAGGAGACCCTAGACGAGTTCACGCAGGTGAAGACGATCCGGTCGCAGATCGCCCCGAGCGAGGACGGCGCCATCGACGAGTACTACGACTGACCGTCTCGATCGGCCGACACGGCCGTTCGGGATCCGCCGGTGATCGAGAATGGAATCGGACCGACCACTCCCGTTTTCGCGCTGGTGGCTCGTCGTCAGCGCCGCGTTCGCGATGGGGATCGCCGGCACCTTCCAGTTCGTCTGGTCGTCGATCAGAGGGCCGCTGGGAGCGCAGGTCGGGGCGACCGAGACGACCGTCGGTACGCTGTTTACGGTCGTCATCGCGACACAGACGCTCTCGCAGTTTCCGGCTGGGTGGGTCCGTGACCGGTACGGGCCACGGCTCCCGACGGCCGTCGGTGGTATCCTCATGGCCGGGGGGTTCGTCGGTATAGCGACGGCGTCGACGCCGATCACTGCCGGTGTGGGGGCAGTCGCCGGTGGTGCCGGCTCCGGAGCCATCTACACGATCGCGGTCAACACGCCTGTCAAGTGGTTCGACGAGCGACGCGGGCTCGCGACCGGCGTCCTGACGATGTCGTACGCAGTTCTGAGCTTCGCACTGATCCCGGTGGTGAGACGTGACCTGCTGGGCAGTCTCGGGCGCTCGCTACTCGCCTTCGCCGTGTTGGCCGCTGTCGCGTGTCTCGTTGCGGCGCTCGTCCTCCGTGATCCCGACACGGAGACGGTGCCGACAGACGGGGCGGCCGCGGACGGCCGTCAGGCAGCCGAAACTGGGCGACCGGCCGAACCGTACAACTGGCGCCAGGCGCTTACGACGTGGCAGTTCTGGGTCCTCTACGGCGTCTTCGTCGTCGTGAACGGCGTCGGACTCATGCTCATCGGGAAGCTCATCGCCTTCGCGACGGCACTGCAGTTGGCCACAGGAACGGCGACGCTGGCCGCCTCGGTCATCGCTGTCGCCGACGGGGCCGGCGGGCTGATCGTTGGCGGGCTCTCCGACCGATTCGGCCCGCTCCGGACCGCCGGCACTTCGCTGCTCTGTAGCGCCGCGGGGATCGGCGGCGCCGTCCTGGCGGGGAACCTCGGTATCGGGCTCGCCTTCGTCGCCTGTATCCTCGTCGCGGGGTTCTTCCGGAGCCCGGTCTTTGCGATCTTTCCGACAGTCGTCGGGGAGTACTACGGGCGGACGTACTCCTCGGAGAACTACGCCGTCCTCTACACCGCGAAGCTGTGGGGAAGTGTGTTCGCCGGGACGGGAGCGAGCGTCCTCGTGTCGACCGTCGGGTGGTCACGGTCGTTCCTGCTGGGCGCGGGGGTGCTGGCACTCGGTGGTGCGGTGCTGTTCACGGTTCGGCCGGTCAAGCGGCCCACGCGTCCGGACGGCGGGAGCCAGAACCGGTGAGAACCCCGTCGAACCGCAACCGAGTCGTTTCGGTCGGTCCCGAGTCGGGGGGAGACGACCGGGAAGTCTCTGGCTGCCCCGGTTCCGTTCTCTCGGCGCGGCGATTGGCTCTTGGCTGTCGCGACCCTACAGGGAGTGTGCTCTCGGATAGCGACCGATCCAAGCTCGATTCGGGCCCGGACGACGCCTTCTACGACAGCCCGCGGTTCGTGACCCACGCCGACGACGCCTTCCTGGCCCGCCTCACCGAGGTGTACGCCTCGGTCCTCTCGCCCGGCGACCGCGTCTTCGACGCGATGGGGAGCTGGGTGTCACACCTCCCCGAGATCCGGTTCGACCGCGTCGTCGGCCACGGACTCAACGAGGCCGAACTCGCCGCGAACGACGCCCTCGACGAGTGGTTCGTCCAGGACCTCAACGAAGACCAGACGCTCCCCCTGGCCGACGACGCGTTCGACGCCGTCCTCTGTGCGCTGTCGGTCCAGTACCTCCAGTACCCCACAGCGGTGTTCGCGGAGTTCGGTCGTGTCCTCGCGCCGGGCGGTGTCCTGGTGGTGAGTTTCACCAATCGGATGTTCCCGACGAAGGCGATTCGGGCCTGGCGAACTGCCAGCATGGCCGAGCGCCAGGCACTCGTCGAATCGTACTGCGAGGCGGGCGGACTGACGGTCGTGGATGTCGTCAGCGAGACGCCGGGCCGGGACCCACTCGTTGCCGTCGTCGCCCGGAAGGAAAGATAAATCAGCCAAGGCAGGTCGTCCGCCAGCGAGTGTCGAGACCGCTCCGGAGATGCACCACCACTAATGGGTCCCGTAGCGAACGCCCGTGACGATGCGCTGGTTCCCGCTCGCTCGCAAGGAGTGTCGCACGATTCTCACCTCCAAGGGATCGTGGGCCCTGGTCGTCCTAGTCGTCCTCTGGGGGTATCGCCCCACGTACGTCGGCTGGGACGGGCTCGGCCCCGACCTGACGATCGCGTTCGTCCAGTACGTCGCGCTGGTGATCCCGCCGCTTGGGATCTTGCTGTTGAGTTTCCAGTCCATCGTCGGTGAGCGAACTGCCGGGAGTCTCAAGTTCGTCCTCGGGTTGCCACTGACACGGACGGACATCCTCACCGGGAAGGTGGTCGGTCGGGCCGCCGGCATCGGCGGTGCCGTCCTGCTCGGAATCGTGTTGCTGACTGGTGTCGGACTCGTCAGGTTCGGGAGCTTCGATGTCCTCACCTACGGTGGCGTCGTCCTCGTGACGTTGCTGTACGTCGCCGTCCTCGTCTCGGTGGGGGTCGCGATCTCGGCCGTGAGTACCACTGCCGTCCGGGCGACAGGGGCGCTGGTCGGCGGGTTCTTCCTCCCGTTCGTCCTGTTCTGGAGCCTGCTCGCCAACACTATCTACGGACAACTGACCGGACAGCCGGTCAATCCGTACGACCCGCCCGCGAGTGGCCCACTGTTCTTGCTCCATCGGCTGTCGCCGACCGGGGCTTACAACGTGGTCACCAACTGGCTGCTGGGTGTCGGCAACTCCGCGGCGCCGTACACCAGTGTCCTGACCAAACGCGCGCCGGGGTCGAATATCAACGCGCTCGTCGTCGAGACGACGTTCGACGCGGGGGCGATCCCGTTCTATCTCCAGGAGTGGGTCGCCGTCCTCGTGCTGTTGGTGTGGCTCCTCGGACCGCTGGGCCTGGCTCGCTACGCGTTCGAACGGGGTGACCTGGTGTGACCGCACCCGCGATCGAGTGCGCTGGGCTGACGAAACGGTACGGCTCGACGGTCGCACTCGACAGTCTGGACCTCACCGTCGACGCCGGGACCGTGTATGGCTTTCTCGGTCCGAACGGAGCGGGGAAATCGACGACGATCAACCTCCTGATGAACTACCTCCGTCCGTCGGCTGGCGAGGCGACCGTCCTCGGCTACGATCCGTGGGACGAAGTCGTCGCTCTCCACAAGCGGGTCGGTATCCTCCCCGACCGCTTCGAGACGTACGACGGCTTCTCGGCGCGCCGCCACGTCGCGCTCGTGGCCGACACCAAAGGGGTCGAGACGGCACCAGAGACGCTGCTGGAGCGGGTCGGACTCGGCGATGTCGTCGACGACGACGCCGGCAGCTTCTCACAGGGGATGGAGCAGCGACTCGCCCTCGCGATGGCGCTCGTCGGCGAGCCGGACTTGCTGATCCTCGACGAGCCGTTCACCGGGCTCGACCCCCACGGCGTCGACATGGTCCGGGCGGTCGTCAGTGCGGAGGCCGACCGTGGCGCGACGGTCTTCTTTTCGAGTCACGTCCTCGGACAGGTCGAACTGGTCTGTGACCGGCTCGGGGTCCTCCACCAGGGCCGACTCGTGACGGAGGGAACGCCGGAGCGACTCCGGACTGACGCCGGCCTCGACAGCGATGCGACCGTCGAAGACATCTTCCTCGAACTGACCGACGACGCTATCGGGGCCAGGGAGGGCGAGTCGTGAAGCGCAGAGAGGTGCTGACGCTGGCGAGCGCCTCGGTGCTTGGTACGGCCGGCTGTCTGGGGCGGACCGAGTACGAACTGGGGTCTCCGTCGGTCGCCTCGATCGACGGCCCGCTGACTCTCGCGATCGAAGTGACCGATCGAAGGGTCACCGTCGACAGTCCGGGCGAACTGGTACTGACGATCAGCAACGAGAGCGACCGCGCTGTGCAGGTCCGGAATACGGGGGTCTGGCCGCTGGGGCTGCTCGCGCTCTCGCCACAAGGGAGCGACCAGATGCAGCGGTCGCTGCTCCTCACTGACGCATACACCGACACCGACCGGGTCGAAGTGACGCCCAGAAGCGTCGAGGGGAGCAACGAGGAACTCGTCGACTCGCTCAACCCGAGCCAGTCGGTAACCGTTCCCTATCGACTCGACGGCGCTCGGGTGCGCCGGACCGGCGTCCACGATCTGCAGGGATACTTCGAGCCACCGCTGCTGTCCGTTCGAGGCCAGGGGAGCGAAGATTGGACGACGGTCACGGACGCCGCGACGGTCGAGATAGCCGAACTCTCACTGCTGCCGTAGCGCCTGCTGGCCGTCGACGGTGGGACACGAGAGTCGGTGAGCCATCACGACGGATGTTTCGACCGAGTGGTAAGAGGGATTCCGGAGGGGGCCGGCCAACGCCGCCCCGTTCGGACAGCGGTTCTCCGTGGCGGGTAATCACAGTAACGGTGTGGAGCGGGGTACGAAAGGGGAGGGGAACCCGACGAGCGTTCGCCAACGGGGACCATCCGTTGTGGCGGTCGGTTCCGAGTCGCTCGGACGACCGGACACACTCCAGCGAGAGGCCAAGGGGGAGGACCGCACTCGGTCGGGTTCTCGAAGGGCTGTCACGGGAGCGTGCACTGTCACCGAGCCGAATCAGCTTGATAAGTATTGTCACGTAGAGTCCCAACACGTGTTGTCCGAACTCCGGACAGATGGCACAACAGCCGTTGTGCTACGGGTTTCTTGGCCACGGGTCCGGAAACCGACGAGTATGGAGACAGACGAGTTGGTCGAGGTGCTGAAACGGTACGGGCTGTCGCCGTATCAGGCAGACGCATACGTGTCCTTGCTCACACGAGGAAGCGTCGCCGCACAGGACATCGCCGAGTTGAGTACTGTCCCAGGGCCCCGTGTGTACGACGTGCTCCGGGACCTCGAATCGAGGGGGTTCGTCACCACGTACGAACAGGACAAACTCTACGCGCAGGCGCTCGACCCGAGCGACGCGCTCACGGGCCTCACGACGCAGGCTCGTGCGTTCGAGCGGGCCGTCGAAGAGATCACAGATCGCTGGGAGCAGCCGACTCTCCAGGAACATACGATCAGTCTCGTACAGCGGGCCCAGACCGTCTTCGAGAAGGCCGAAGAAGAACTCGACCACGCGCTCGACTACGTACAGGCCGTCCTCTCCGTCTCCCACCTCGATGCGCTCCAGCACGCGCTCGCCTCGGCACACGATCGGAACGTCTTCGTCGACCTCACGGTGTACGATGCCGGGGACGACGCCCTCTCGGACTACGACTGCACGTCGCTGTGCACGCAGGCGCGAGCGATCTCCCATCCGCTTCGTTCGGACCCGTTCGGGGTGCTCGTCGACCGCCGACGTGCGTGCTACTCCTGGCACCAGGAGACGGACGAGGAACACGGGATATACGTCGACGACAGCGCCCACGAGAACATGATATGGCACTACATGACGACTCTCCAGCAGGCAGCGACGGAGGTCTACGTCGAGACGCCCTACGAGACGCCGCTGCGCTTCGGGTCGCTTCGTGACTGCCTGGCAGTAATCGAGCCACTCGTTCGTGACGGTGTGACACTCAGCGCGGAGGTCACCGGGGAGTCCGTCGCGACCGGCCGGGAGCGCAGGGAGGTCGGGACGGTCGAAGCGATCGACTATCCCGGCTTCGA from Haloarcula pelagica carries:
- a CDS encoding ABC transporter permease, which gives rise to MRWFPLARKECRTILTSKGSWALVVLVVLWGYRPTYVGWDGLGPDLTIAFVQYVALVIPPLGILLLSFQSIVGERTAGSLKFVLGLPLTRTDILTGKVVGRAAGIGGAVLLGIVLLTGVGLVRFGSFDVLTYGGVVLVTLLYVAVLVSVGVAISAVSTTAVRATGALVGGFFLPFVLFWSLLANTIYGQLTGQPVNPYDPPASGPLFLLHRLSPTGAYNVVTNWLLGVGNSAAPYTSVLTKRAPGSNINALVVETTFDAGAIPFYLQEWVAVLVLLVWLLGPLGLARYAFERGDLV
- a CDS encoding class I SAM-dependent methyltransferase; the protein is MLSDSDRSKLDSGPDDAFYDSPRFVTHADDAFLARLTEVYASVLSPGDRVFDAMGSWVSHLPEIRFDRVVGHGLNEAELAANDALDEWFVQDLNEDQTLPLADDAFDAVLCALSVQYLQYPTAVFAEFGRVLAPGGVLVVSFTNRMFPTKAIRAWRTASMAERQALVESYCEAGGLTVVDVVSETPGRDPLVAVVARKER
- a CDS encoding TrmB family transcriptional regulator, which gives rise to METDELVEVLKRYGLSPYQADAYVSLLTRGSVAAQDIAELSTVPGPRVYDVLRDLESRGFVTTYEQDKLYAQALDPSDALTGLTTQARAFERAVEEITDRWEQPTLQEHTISLVQRAQTVFEKAEEELDHALDYVQAVLSVSHLDALQHALASAHDRNVFVDLTVYDAGDDALSDYDCTSLCTQARAISHPLRSDPFGVLVDRRRACYSWHQETDEEHGIYVDDSAHENMIWHYMTTLQQAATEVYVETPYETPLRFGSLRDCLAVIEPLVRDGVTLSAEVTGESVATGRERREVGTVEAIDYPGFETGASPTPQQTFAEATLTLSTDHETYSIGGFDARTEDIEATRIVVTELHG
- a CDS encoding aldehyde dehydrogenase family protein is translated as MTDHDYHDWGLFVDGEFTQSESGERFDVENPADKTVIGSAPEGTAGDIDEAVRVARETYEETWRHVSARERVDYLLEVADRVEERAEEFVLLETLENGKPLSESRTDVEEAIDGYRYYAGTADKTHGDTIPERDDLFDYTVREPYGVVGVIIPWNWPPMHTADFTAPALAAGNTVVLKPAPETPLSSLLMAELWQDVLPDGVVNVVTGDVAPGARLTEHPDVDKLAFTGHTETGSKVMKAAAEDITDVMLELGGKNANIVLPDANIEKAVDGSYDGIFNNQGQACASGSRLYLHDSIYDEFIEQFVAKAEGMVIGPGTDEETDLAPLASQQQYDKVRKYIELGKEEGASVIHEGKLPADLPDGYYVPPVVFGDVTQDMRIAREEIFGPVLTVQRYERVEDAIEMANDTEYGLTGAVWSRNMEVANRVARRLEAGLIFVNNFVNGFLGAPFGGYKRSGIGRKLGFEETLDEFTQVKTIRSQIAPSEDGAIDEYYD
- a CDS encoding MFS transporter, which codes for MESDRPLPFSRWWLVVSAAFAMGIAGTFQFVWSSIRGPLGAQVGATETTVGTLFTVVIATQTLSQFPAGWVRDRYGPRLPTAVGGILMAGGFVGIATASTPITAGVGAVAGGAGSGAIYTIAVNTPVKWFDERRGLATGVLTMSYAVLSFALIPVVRRDLLGSLGRSLLAFAVLAAVACLVAALVLRDPDTETVPTDGAAADGRQAAETGRPAEPYNWRQALTTWQFWVLYGVFVVVNGVGLMLIGKLIAFATALQLATGTATLAASVIAVADGAGGLIVGGLSDRFGPLRTAGTSLLCSAAGIGGAVLAGNLGIGLAFVACILVAGFFRSPVFAIFPTVVGEYYGRTYSSENYAVLYTAKLWGSVFAGTGASVLVSTVGWSRSFLLGAGVLALGGAVLFTVRPVKRPTRPDGGSQNR
- a CDS encoding M24 family metallopeptidase, with the translated sequence MVPQNDQLRGIGSQLRDRRGSDYDDVRFSGSEYERRYDNLREEMFFRGLDCLVVYGSSAHTDSNQANIRYLSGYIDQIQSYIVFPADGEPTLFADLYPHVPDAHLMSHIDDVRWGTEDKGQAVVDRLEELGYEDGSIGFVGSPGPATTELPANDYLTITEALDDASFQFVSDMLDRIRLKKSEEELEAIREGVELTDKAMRALEAAARPGVTERELKAEIMSSYLDEGEYFFQLLGSTSMHDPDMPYPWEHQSDRTIEEGDVILTEISARNVKGYSGQILRGIAVGEEPTDHYQELYDVGEQVFYDVLDALEPGATTEDVLAAATEPIESRDWTVHAPIIHGWGLGIQRPLIGTRNEGGFPNPPFEFQEGHTVVVEPNPVASDEMSGMFLGEYVHITEDGAERLHEYPMEFVQT
- a CDS encoding ABC transporter ATP-binding protein, producing the protein MTAPAIECAGLTKRYGSTVALDSLDLTVDAGTVYGFLGPNGAGKSTTINLLMNYLRPSAGEATVLGYDPWDEVVALHKRVGILPDRFETYDGFSARRHVALVADTKGVETAPETLLERVGLGDVVDDDAGSFSQGMEQRLALAMALVGEPDLLILDEPFTGLDPHGVDMVRAVVSAEADRGATVFFSSHVLGQVELVCDRLGVLHQGRLVTEGTPERLRTDAGLDSDATVEDIFLELTDDAIGAREGES